Proteins from one Bombyx mori chromosome 1, ASM3026992v2 genomic window:
- the Miple gene encoding pleiotrophin-like protein isoform X1: protein MELKYWWWMMAGLALLSVAVVAADGEVWEENDHEVLIRSARGAKNREACRYVRGAWSECDSKTNIRSRKLTLKKGDPANCEVVKTIQKKCKRTCRYEKSSWSECSINGEMSRTDKLKSNSDSTCDQSRRKTRKCNKNKQVKLAKDKGTVKKKLH, encoded by the exons ATGGAG CTCAAGTACTGGTGGTGGATGATGGCAGGACTGGCCCTCTTATCGGTAGCGGTAGTTGCCGCAGATGGCGAGGTGTGGGAGGAGAATGACCATGAAGTTCTCATTCGAAGCGCAAGAGGCGCAAAAAATAGAG AGGCATGTCGATATGTGCGCGGTGCTTGGAGCGAATGTGACTCCAAAACGAATATCCGCTCAAGGAAGTTGACTCTGAAAAAGGGCGATCCGGCTAACTGTGAAGTTGTTAAAACCATCCAGAAAAAGTGCAAGAGAA CTTGCCGCTATGAAAAGTCATCTTGGAGCGAATGCAGCATCAATGGGGAGATGTCCAGGACCGATAAGCTAAAGTCCAACAGCGATTCGACTTGCGACCAAAGTAGGCGCAAAACTCGGAAATGTAACAAGAATAAGCAAGTCAAGCTTGCTAAAGATAAGGGTACAGTGAAAAAGAAACTCCATTAG
- the Miple gene encoding pleiotrophin-like protein precursor, translating into MELKYWWWMMAGLALLSVAVVAADGEVWEENDHEVLIRSARGAKNREACRYVRGAWSECDSKTNIRSRKLTLKKGDPANCEVVKTIQKKCKRTCRYEKSSWSECSINGEMSRTDKLKSNSDSTCDQSRRKTRKCNKNKQVKLAKDKGRRNRQ; encoded by the exons ATGGAG CTCAAGTACTGGTGGTGGATGATGGCAGGACTGGCCCTCTTATCGGTAGCGGTAGTTGCCGCAGATGGCGAGGTGTGGGAGGAGAATGACCATGAAGTTCTCATTCGAAGCGCAAGAGGCGCAAAAAATAGAG AGGCATGTCGATATGTGCGCGGTGCTTGGAGCGAATGTGACTCCAAAACGAATATCCGCTCAAGGAAGTTGACTCTGAAAAAGGGCGATCCGGCTAACTGTGAAGTTGTTAAAACCATCCAGAAAAAGTGCAAGAGAA CTTGCCGCTATGAAAAGTCATCTTGGAGCGAATGCAGCATCAATGGGGAGATGTCCAGGACCGATAAGCTAAAGTCCAACAGCGATTCGACTTGCGACCAAAGTAGGCGCAAAACTCGGAAATGTAACAAGAATAAGCAAGTCAAGCTTGCTAAAGATAAGG GTCGCAGAAATCGCCAGTAA